Proteins co-encoded in one Cytobacillus sp. NJ13 genomic window:
- the spoIVB gene encoding SpoIVB peptidase, translated as MTYDVLRKIIGGILLVSLIALGFSKPVQEYLQIPANITLFEGQQLDIAKAEAVSAGLSIDNTSVSLKEDNHSISLHANENGKNEMLLELAGFPIKKVDVNVLKDFKVIPGGQSIGVKLNTVGVLVVGHHQINTAEGKASPGETAGIKIGDIITEINGKKIEKMSDVAPFVQEAGKSGNPLQIIVSRESGKVKTELTPLKENGEETYKLGLYIRDSAAGIGTMTFYHPESKKYGALGHVISDMDTKKPIVVEDGQIVRSTVTSIEKGSNGNPGEKLARFSSDKEIIGNIVRNSPFGIFGELNRDMKNGIFDKPMPIALSHQVKEGAAQILTVVDNDEVQLFDIEIVSTIPQKFPATKGMVIKVTDQKLLNKTGGIVQGMSGSPIIQDGKIIGAVTHVFVNDPTSGYGVHIEWMLNEAGIDIYEKAEEKAS; from the coding sequence TTGACATATGATGTTTTACGCAAAATAATTGGTGGAATTCTCCTTGTTTCATTAATTGCTTTAGGTTTTTCCAAGCCTGTTCAGGAATATTTGCAAATACCTGCAAATATTACTCTTTTTGAAGGGCAGCAGCTGGACATTGCAAAGGCAGAAGCAGTGTCGGCTGGACTGTCCATAGATAATACAAGTGTTTCACTTAAGGAAGATAACCATTCGATATCGCTTCATGCAAATGAAAATGGAAAAAATGAAATGCTTCTCGAGCTGGCAGGATTTCCGATAAAGAAAGTTGATGTTAACGTTTTAAAAGATTTTAAAGTAATTCCAGGAGGCCAATCGATCGGGGTTAAACTGAATACAGTAGGCGTGTTAGTAGTTGGACACCATCAGATTAATACGGCTGAAGGAAAAGCTTCGCCAGGCGAAACAGCCGGAATAAAAATAGGGGATATCATTACAGAAATCAATGGAAAGAAGATAGAAAAAATGTCAGATGTTGCTCCCTTTGTTCAAGAAGCAGGCAAAAGCGGCAATCCGCTCCAAATCATCGTAAGCCGTGAAAGCGGGAAGGTGAAAACTGAGCTGACTCCCTTAAAAGAAAACGGGGAAGAAACCTATAAGCTTGGATTATATATACGTGACTCTGCAGCAGGCATTGGGACGATGACTTTCTATCACCCGGAATCGAAAAAATATGGAGCACTCGGCCATGTTATTTCGGATATGGATACAAAGAAGCCAATTGTGGTTGAAGACGGACAAATTGTCAGATCGACTGTAACTTCAATTGAAAAAGGCAGCAATGGCAATCCCGGTGAAAAACTTGCACGTTTTTCCTCTGATAAAGAAATAATCGGGAATATTGTCAGGAACAGTCCTTTCGGAATATTTGGGGAATTAAACCGGGATATGAAGAACGGAATTTTTGACAAACCGATGCCTATAGCCTTATCCCATCAGGTAAAAGAGGGAGCTGCCCAAATTTTAACTGTGGTCGACAATGATGAAGTACAATTGTTCGATATAGAAATTGTCAGTACGATTCCGCAGAAGTTTCCGGCAACAAAAGGAATGGTCATTAAAGTGACGGATCAGAAGCTGCTTAATAAAACAGGCGGCATAGTCCAGGGGATGAGCGGAAGCCCGATTATCCAGGATGGCAAGATTATTGGAGCAGTGACACATGTATTTGTAAACGACCCTACTTCAGGATATGGTGTCCATATTGAATGGATGCTAAATGAAGCAGGGATCGATATATATGAAAAAGCTGAAGAAAAAGCATCCTAA
- the spo0A gene encoding sporulation transcription factor Spo0A, with amino-acid sequence MKKIKVCVVDDNRELVGLLEEYISSQEDMEVAGVAHNGQDCLEILEQTQPDVLVLDIIMPHLDGLAVLEKMRDLNLNSLPNVIMLTAFGQEDVTKKAVDLGASYFILKPFDMDNLASHIRQVSGKSNSFLRKPAPSYRPQAEAKPKNLDASITSIIHEIGVPAHIKGYLYLREAISMVYNDIELLGSITKVLYPDIAKKFNTTASRVERAIRHAIEVAWSRGNIDSISSLFGYTVSMTKAKPTNSEFIAMVADKLRLEHKAS; translated from the coding sequence GTGAAAAAAATAAAAGTTTGTGTTGTGGATGATAATAGGGAACTGGTCGGGCTTTTGGAGGAATATATATCTTCCCAGGAAGACATGGAAGTTGCCGGTGTTGCTCATAATGGACAGGATTGCCTCGAAATATTAGAGCAGACACAGCCCGACGTTCTTGTATTGGATATCATCATGCCTCACTTGGATGGACTTGCTGTACTCGAAAAAATGAGAGATTTAAATTTGAATTCACTCCCTAATGTCATCATGCTTACTGCATTCGGCCAGGAAGATGTTACCAAGAAGGCAGTGGATTTGGGAGCTTCTTACTTTATCCTTAAACCATTTGACATGGACAATTTGGCAAGCCATATACGTCAGGTCAGCGGAAAATCAAATTCATTTCTCCGCAAGCCTGCTCCATCTTACCGTCCTCAGGCAGAAGCAAAGCCTAAGAACCTGGATGCCAGCATCACCAGCATCATCCATGAAATTGGTGTTCCTGCCCATATTAAAGGATACTTATATCTCCGTGAAGCAATTTCAATGGTGTACAATGATATAGAACTTCTCGGTTCCATTACAAAAGTGCTTTACCCTGATATAGCTAAGAAGTTTAATACTACGGCAAGCCGTGTGGAGCGTGCAATCCGCCATGCGATTGAAGTTGCGTGGAGCCGCGGTAATATTGATTCCATTTCCTCTCTTTTTGGATATACAGTCAGCATGACAAAAGCAAAGCCAACCAACTCAGAATTTATTGCAATGGTTGCAGATAAGCTGCGTCTGGAGCACAAAGCTTCTTGA
- a CDS encoding YycC family protein: MKPLQISPETALKLAEKLNLPLEQIMHMPQHILIQKMIELEKEEKK, encoded by the coding sequence GTGAAGCCGCTGCAGATATCACCGGAAACAGCATTAAAGCTTGCTGAAAAACTAAATCTTCCTCTTGAGCAAATCATGCACATGCCTCAGCACATTCTAATTCAAAAGATGATTGAGCTTGAGAAAGAAGAAAAGAAATAA